A stretch of Brassica rapa cultivar Chiifu-401-42 chromosome A08, CAAS_Brap_v3.01, whole genome shotgun sequence DNA encodes these proteins:
- the LOC103834281 gene encoding short-chain dehydrogenase TIC 32, chloroplastic-like isoform X1, with translation MWFWGSKGASGFSSSSTAEDVTHGVDGTGLTAIVTGASSGIGVETARVLALRGVHVVMAVRNTVSGAKVKQDILNQVPGAKLDVMELDLSSIESVRRFASDYKSTGLPLNILINNAGVMACPFMLSKDNIELQFATNHLGHFLLTKLLLDTMKNTSRESKREGRIVNLSSEAHRFSYPEGVRFDKINDVSSYSSISAYGQSKLCNVLHANELARQLKEDGVNITVNSLHPGAIMTSLWRHFNSYLAGAVSALASYFIKTVPQGAATTCYLALSPQVAGVTGEYFRNCKITKPSSFGQDSELAKKVWDFSTKLTDSHSGESHS, from the exons ATGTGGTTTTGGGGATCGAAAGGAGCATCTGGATTCTCGTCTAGTTCCACCGCAGAAGATGTCACTCATGGAGTTGACGGAACTGGCCTCACTGCTATTGTCACTG GAGCATCGAGTGGTATAGGAGTAGAGACAGCGCGTGTTCTTGCACTGCGTGGTGTGCACGTGGTTATGGCGGTGAGGAACACTGTCTCCGGTGCTAAAGTTAAGCAAGATATCCTCAATCAAGTCCCTGGTGCTAAACTCGACGTCATGGAGTTAGATCTCAGCTCAATTGAATCTGTCAGGAGATTTGCATCTGACTACAAATCTACTGGTCTTCCACTAAACATCTTGAT CAACAACGCTGGGGTAATGGCATGTCCTTTCATGCTCTCTAAGGACAATATTGAGCTGCAATTCGCAACTAACCATCTAG GCCATTTTCTGTTGACCAAGCTTCTGCTAGATACAATGAAGAACACATCACGTGAAAGCAAACGAGAAGGAAGGATTGTTAATCTATCATCAGAAGCTCATCGGTTCTCTTATCCTGAAGGAGTCCGGTTTGATAAGATCAACGACGTATCAAG TTACAGTAGCATTTCAGCTTATGGTCAGTCTAAACTCTGCAACGTATTACACGCCAACGAGCTTGCAAGGCAACTGAAG GAAGATGGAGTCAATATAACAGTAAATTCACTTCATCCAGGAGCCATTATGACAAGTCTTTGGCGCCACTTCAATAGCTATTTAGCTG GAGCTGTTAGTGCACTGGCTAGCTATTTTATAAAGACTGTTCCGCAG GGGGCGGCAACAACTTGCTACTTGGCATTGAGTCCTCAGGTTGCAGGAGTTACAGGAGAATACTTCAGAAATTGCAAAATTACTAAACCATCATCATTTGGACAAGATTCAGAATTGGCCAAGAAGGTTTGGGACTTCAGCACTAAGCTAACAGATTCACATTCAGGAGAAAGTCATTCTTGA
- the LOC103834281 gene encoding short-chain dehydrogenase TIC 32, chloroplastic-like isoform X2, producing MAVRNTVSGAKVKQDILNQVPGAKLDVMELDLSSIESVRRFASDYKSTGLPLNILINNAGVMACPFMLSKDNIELQFATNHLGHFLLTKLLLDTMKNTSRESKREGRIVNLSSEAHRFSYPEGVRFDKINDVSSYSSISAYGQSKLCNVLHANELARQLKEDGVNITVNSLHPGAIMTSLWRHFNSYLAGAVSALASYFIKTVPQGAATTCYLALSPQVAGVTGEYFRNCKITKPSSFGQDSELAKKVWDFSTKLTDSHSGESHS from the exons ATGGCGGTGAGGAACACTGTCTCCGGTGCTAAAGTTAAGCAAGATATCCTCAATCAAGTCCCTGGTGCTAAACTCGACGTCATGGAGTTAGATCTCAGCTCAATTGAATCTGTCAGGAGATTTGCATCTGACTACAAATCTACTGGTCTTCCACTAAACATCTTGAT CAACAACGCTGGGGTAATGGCATGTCCTTTCATGCTCTCTAAGGACAATATTGAGCTGCAATTCGCAACTAACCATCTAG GCCATTTTCTGTTGACCAAGCTTCTGCTAGATACAATGAAGAACACATCACGTGAAAGCAAACGAGAAGGAAGGATTGTTAATCTATCATCAGAAGCTCATCGGTTCTCTTATCCTGAAGGAGTCCGGTTTGATAAGATCAACGACGTATCAAG TTACAGTAGCATTTCAGCTTATGGTCAGTCTAAACTCTGCAACGTATTACACGCCAACGAGCTTGCAAGGCAACTGAAG GAAGATGGAGTCAATATAACAGTAAATTCACTTCATCCAGGAGCCATTATGACAAGTCTTTGGCGCCACTTCAATAGCTATTTAGCTG GAGCTGTTAGTGCACTGGCTAGCTATTTTATAAAGACTGTTCCGCAG GGGGCGGCAACAACTTGCTACTTGGCATTGAGTCCTCAGGTTGCAGGAGTTACAGGAGAATACTTCAGAAATTGCAAAATTACTAAACCATCATCATTTGGACAAGATTCAGAATTGGCCAAGAAGGTTTGGGACTTCAGCACTAAGCTAACAGATTCACATTCAGGAGAAAGTCATTCTTGA
- the LOC103834282 gene encoding uncharacterized protein LOC103834282 — translation MRPFPAPIDKLKPIFSVSRSHGKVVRTIIPKKLENVNNSERETMKKTEETVDPVVAFSKPPPFTPFVGPLLVYSLLQSWFSGDEDG, via the exons ATGCGGCCTTTTCCTGCTCCTATAGACAAGCTCAAACCAATATTTTCGGTTTCAAGATCACACG GTAAAGTAGTGAGAACCATTATACCCAAGAAACTTGAGAACGTGAACAATAGCGAAAGAGAGACAATGAAGAAGACTGAGGAAACAGTAGACCCAGTGGTTGCGTTCAGTAAACCACCACCGTTTACACCATTTGTCGGTCCATTGCTCGTGTATTCGCTTCTTCAATCATGGTTTAGCGGCGATGAAGACGGCTAG